From the Cryptomeria japonica chromosome 2, Sugi_1.0, whole genome shotgun sequence genome, one window contains:
- the LOC131062998 gene encoding flavonol synthase 1 — protein MAAVRVQSIAGSGLTSIPSEFIRPVHERPTIDNTNAQIPLIDLADLDAPGDRGEENRSQIGSAAREWGIFQVVNHGISEELIQRLQSVGKEFFDLPQEEKESYANDSLAGVMEGYGTRLARNLNGNREWIDYFFHMLWPPSIRNLHVWPKHPSSYIEVNDEYGRALFQVLNKLLSVLSIYLGLKEGGLKEVLGGEDLEMEMKVNYYPPCPQPELALGVEAHTDMSAMTLLVSNQVPGLQVHKDGHWVTVDYVPNAIIVHIGDQLEILSNGKYKSVLHRSMVNKDKVRMSWAVFCTPPNNKVIGPMKELTNEENPSLFNAKTYEEFKYRKINKLEQ, from the exons ATGGCAGCAGTGCGAGTCCAATCCATCGCAGGGAGTGGGTTAACATCAATACCATCTGAATTTATCAGGCCTGTACATGAGAGGCCCACTATCGATAACACCAATGCTCAGATCCCACTCATAGATTTGGCCGATTTAGATGCTCCAGGTGATCGTGGTGAGGAAAACCGGTCACAGATAGGAAGTGCGGCTCGTGAATGGGGAATTTTCCAAGTGGTTAATCATGGGATTTCTGAGGAGCTCATCCAACGATTGCAGAGCGTGGGTAAGGAGTTCTTTGATCTTCCGCAAGAGGAGAAGGAGAGCTACGCTAACGATTCCCTAGCAGGTGTTATGGAGGGCTATGGCACCCGGTTGGCCCGGAACCTGAATGGCAATAGGGAGTGGATTGACTACTTTTTCCATATGCTCTGGCCTCCTTCCATAAGAAATCTTCATGTCTGGCCTAAGCATCCTTCATCTTATAT AGAGGTGAATGATGAATATGGAAGAGCACTTTTTCAAGTGTTGAATAAATTGCTTTCAGTCCTATCAATATATCTTGGACTAAAAGAAGGTGGATTGAAAGAGGTACTTGGTGGTGAAGATTTAGAGATGGAGATGAAAGTAAACTATTATCCACCATGTCCTCAACCAGAGCTTGCTCTAGGAGTGGAAGCCCACACAGACATGAGTGCCATGACTCTTCTTGTGTCCAATCAAGTTCCAGGACTCCAAGTGCACAAGGATGGTCATTGGGTTACTGTGGATTATGTTCCTAATGCTATCATTGTCCATATTGGAGATCAATTGGAG ATATTGAGCAATGGAAAGTATAAGAGTGTTTTACACAGAAGTATGGTAAACAAGGACAAAGTGAGAATGTCATGGGCAGTATTTTGCACTCCACCTAATAATAAAGTTATTGGTCCAATGAAAGAGCTGACTAATGAGGAGAACCCTTCATTATTCAATGCTAAGACATATGAAGAATTCAAGTATCGCAAGATCAATAAGTTAGAGCAATAG